The segment CAGGAGCATTCGATGTTGTGGAGAACAGGACGAACCCATGGTCCCTAGTTCTCGATGCAAACCAAACGGTAGCGTTGTACGCAACTTACTCGAACGTGAGTGCCCGTCTCGACCGCGAGGCCGTCTTGGCTGAAATCGGCCGCATCGCTCGCGAAGTCTTTATGAATCGCGTTGTCCGAAACATGACGACGAGCCTCTATATTGCCCGGCGGGCAGGCTGAAGGAAGCTACTCCGCGTTCCACCGGAATGTCTGCATGGGGTCGATAGCGTCGGTCGGCGGATGTCTGTTTAGGAAAGCGGTCAATCAGACTGTCCGACGTACCACTGCTGCAGCCTCATTTTCCGCCGGTGCTTCATCTTCACCATCGGTGAAAACCGCCACCGTGATAGAAGGGGCGACATCGGGGAAATGATAGACGGCGTTGACGCAGCCCGGGCCGCCGCCCGAGTGGCCCATCGCCCGGCCGGAACCACCCATCCGGCCCGACATCAGCCCAAGACCATAGCCGAGCGTCTGCTTAGGGTCGACTCGAGCCGTTGCGTGAAGGGCAGCTTTTGAGAAGCGCCATGAATGTCGCGAAATGGCGCTCGTTGCTCGTTCCGGTCGACGAGACGTATGGCAGGAAACCACCAAAGCGGTATTTCGTCTCGGGTACCAAGCGTCAGATTTTCACCACTACCGCCTTGTCGCTGTGATCTACTCCCATTCGAGTTCGGCAAAGGCGGCCGTTGCATTGCGCTCGTTGTAGTCGTCGAACAGATGCCAATTGTCCCGTTCGCTTGCGCCGGCAGTCTTGACGGCGTCGCGCAGCGGTACCCCGTCGGCAATCGCCTTGCGAATATCGCGCGCCAGAATTTCGAAATAGCGCCGCTCCGCCATCAGCGCCGCCGGCCAGTCGGCCGGCACCGGGCCATGACCCGGCACGGCGCGCACTGCGCCGATCGCGGCGAGCGCATCCATCTGGCGAAGCCAGCCGAGCAGCGATCCGTCGAGCGTCGGCAAGGAACCGATGAAAACCAGATCGCCGGCAAACAGCGTGCGGGTCGCGCTGTCGAAGACGGTCAGGTCGTTGTCGGTGTGAGCCGCCTTCCAAGCCTGCAGTTCGAGCACGCGGCCGCCAAGGTCGAGCTGCAGGCGATCGTCGACCAGCATCGTCGGCGGTATGATCTCGATCCCCTCGATCAGCGCGTCGCCGATCTGTTGGCGAAAGTTTTGCAGGTAGTACGCGCCGCGCGCCTCGAGAGCGCGCGGCAGATTTCGGTGGCCGACGATGGTGGCGCCGATTTGCCGGAACGCCGCGTTGCCGAAGACATGGTCGGGGTGCATGTGGGTGTTGATCAGGTAGCGAACCGGCCTGGCGCTTATCTCGCTGATCGCGGCGATGAGGGCGTTCGCCTCGATCAGGCTGCCGCCGCTGTCGATGACGGCGACGGCGTCGGTGCCGACGACGACGCCGAGGTTGGAGATCGCGCCATGGTTGGCAGCGCTCATCAATTCATCGACGCCCTGGAACGCGAAGACGCCGTCGGCGACTTTCCCGAGCTTGAATTCAAGGCCGTTGGTTGCGGCGAGAGCGGCCCGCCCGAGGCAACAAGGCAGCATCGCGGCGCTGACCGCGGTGCAGGCGAAGCCGTTCACAAGCTTGCGTCGTATCCTGTCGATCGGCATGGCTCCCTCCCGGTTCCGAACTGCAGGGCGATCAGGCCACGCCCGGAAATTTTTGCTGGAACGACCGCAAAAGGTCGCTCATCACCTGTGGATTGCGATAGTGCCGCGGCAGCCTCACGTCGAACATGCCGAGCACATGGGCCGGCCGCTGCGCGAGCACGATGATGCGGTCCGACAGCATCAGCGCCTCGCGCAGATTGTGGGTTACCATCAGGGCGGTCGTGGGCCGCGCCGACCACACGGTCAAAAGCAGGTGCCGAAGCCGCTCGGCGGTCCGTTCGTCGAGGGAGGCAAAAGGTTCGTCCAGGAACAGCACCGCCGGTTCGGTGGCGAAGGCCCTGGCAAGCGCTGCCCTGCGCGCAAGGCCGAGCGAAAGCTCCGCCGGATAGAGCGAGCGCATTCCGGCGAGGCCGAGCGTGTCGAACAGCCCGTCGAGATTCTTCGTCCTCAGGCTTTTCGGCAGCGCCAGCCTGACATTCTGCTCCACCGTCCGCCACGGCAGCAAGACCGGCTCCTGGAACACGGCGGCGATCCGGCCGGAGCCGCCCTCAGGCAGCTGGAACGAGCCGGAAAAGTCCTTGTCCAACCCAAGCAGGATGCGCAGCGTCGTGGTCTTGCCGCAGCCGGACGGCCCCAGCAGGCAGGCGAATTCGCCTTGCCGGACCTCAAAGGAAAGGTCCTGGAGCGCCGTGATCGAGACGCCTTGCGCGGACCTGAAGGTTTTTTCGGCGATGTCGACCCTAAGCGGGACGACGGCGCCAACGGGTTGCATGTCGTTCAACGGGCTGCACCAGAAGGAGTTCGATGACAAGCATCACCGCCACGAAAGTCAGGGTGTAGGCAAGAATGGCGGCGACGTCGAAGAGTTGGAAATAAAGATAGATCTGGAAGCCGACGCCGTTGGAGCGGCCGAGCAGTTCGACCACCAGGACGATCTTCCAGATCAGAGCGATGCCTGATCGTGAGGCGGCGGCAAGATAGGGCTGCAGTTGCGGCAGCAGGACATGGCGAATGCGGTCGAGATGACCAAAGCGGTAGACGGCGGCCATTTCGGCGTAACTCGGATCAATCGCCCTGGCGCCCTCGCGCATCGTCACCACGACATTCGGGATCTTGTTGACGGCGACCGCGCCAATCGCCGCCGCTTCGTTGAGGCCGAACCAGATGTAGGCGAGCACGATGACGACCAGCGCGGGAATGTTGAGGAACAGAACCACCCAGGGAGCGAAGAACCGGTCTGCGCTGCGGTGGCTGCCGAGGATGACGCCGATGACCGAGCCAACGACCATCGCGACGACATAGGCCGCGGTAACCCGGCCGAGCGTCGCGCCGAGATGGGAGAAAAGATCGCCGTTCGCCGCCTCTGCAAGCAGCACCTGCCAGACCTGTCCCGGCCCTGGAAAGGCACGGCTCGGCCAGGCATGTGCCGCAACACCCCACAGCAGGCAAAGCCCGAGCAGAGAGGCCGCCACCGTCAACACCGGTGTCAGCGCCGCTGCCAGGCCGGACTGGCTGGACATGCCGACCGCAGCCCCAGGCCGGCGATCGCCGGTACCAGGTGCGCTCATTGCGGGGGTACCTGCCAGAACGTGCCGGGCGCCATCTCGGGCGCGCCGCCGACCAGCTTTTCGCCGCCGATCTCGGCCAGCACGCGATAGAGTTTTCCCGCGTCGGCCGCATCCTCGGCGACGGGGCGTCTGGGAATGCCTTCGCGATAGCGGTCACGCAGTTTTGCCAGTTCCTCGCCTTGAGCGCGGACGACAGGCGCGAGGCGCAGCCACTCATCGTCGGATCTGGCCAGCAAGTCCTTTGACTGCGCCGAAGCCTTGATGAAGCCCCTGATAGCGTCCGGATGTTCGTTCGCCCATTTGTCATGAAAGACATAGCCGAGCGCCGATACGGCGCCCGAGGCCCCGAGCGCTTGCGCCGCAGCATCGGCGCCGATCAGCCGACGAAAGCCGTTGGCCTCGAGCCGGGCGCAAAAATGCCAGAAATTGAGCACCGCATCGAGCTCGCCCTGCATCGCCTTTTCCGAAATCAGCGGCGGCGCGCCGAAGACGACGTCGCTGGTTGCCGCCAGGTCGAGGCCGTGATCGCGTCTGGCCAGCGCCTGGATCAGCAGCCAGCTTTTATCGAGAGGTCCGCCGGCGACGCCGAGCTTTTTTCCCCTGAGATCGGTAATCGACCGGATCGGCGCCGCCTCCTTCACCATGATCGCGCCGACGGCGGTCGAATAGGGGACCAATGTGAGGTCGACGCCTTCGGAGCGCTGGCGCGAAACCCACTGCCAGTCGGAGACGATCATGTCGATCGCGCCGGCCAGCAAGGCGACGTTGGTTGCATCCTCGCCGGCGAAATCGAGAACCTCCAGATCGATGTCGTTGGCGGTGGCGAATCCGTGGTGCTTCAGCGTGTCGAGCGCCCAGCTCACGGTGCCGAATTTCAGCACACCGATGCGAACCACGGCCGTGGCGGGGGCCGCGGCGAAGGACGTTTTTGGGACAAGCGCTGCTGCCGTTGCAAGGGCTGCCAGACCGAGCGTTCCTCGACGCGAAATCATGATGATGTCTCCTCCCGGGCCGTAACAGGCCGGGGCGCCGGTCAGATCGCGCGGTCTTTGTTCGGGAAAGCGCATTTCCAGCGCTTGACCCTTAGCTTCGGGTGTTCCTGCGACCATTTCGCGATTTCGCTGGGCGCCAAGACCATACATTGGACGAGAGAGCCACGGCTCTCGAAATAGAGATGTTCGTCTCGGCAATTGCTCGGATCGGCAATCAGGCAAACCGTCAAGATGAGGTCGACCATATCCATTCAGCACCTCTTGCGCGCTTGAAGACGCCCGCTTCGGCGAGATCCGGCCCGGTCTGCGAGCCTGGACAGAATCGCCAGCTGCCGGTGTCCCGAGGTGCCCATGGAAAACCGGAATGGTTTGAGGCTACGCGTTCGCCCGATGGCCGTCAACAACGGCGAATGGATGGTGGAGCCGATGCCGAACTCCGCCGGTTGCTTGCCCAGTCTTCCAGCGTTGGTGGTTGGCGAAAGCCGAAGCGGCATCCAATCTCCCCCCTTGCGGGGGAGATGTCCGGCAGGACAGAGGGGGGTGGGAAGGATCGCCAACTCTCGATTTAATCCAAGTTGTGTGCGTCAAGTTCTGCAAAAATGGCGTGGCATTCAGCGGTGACGTTGGCGTGTCCGCCGCGCAGCCCCCGTGTTTAGCGGAGCGGCGGACATGGCGGCCGCGTCAGGCGGCCAGTGCCCTCAGGTTCTCCTTCTTGTGCTCGCGCAGATGATCCATGTTGAGGTAGCGGGTCGCCTCGAGCCAGTTCTCGTGGATCTCCACCGCCAATGCCCGAACCAGCCGCAAACAGCTCTGCGGGTTGGGGAAGATGCGAACGACCAGGGTGCGCCGCTTGATCTCCTGGTTCAGCCGCTCCAGCATGTTCGTCGACTTCATGTGCTTGTGATGCGGCAGCGGCAGCCGATAGAAGCTCAGCGTCTCCTCGATGTTGTTCTCCACCCAATCCACCAGCTTCGGGTATTTGGCCTGCCATTTGGCGATCCACTGCGCCAGGTCGCGCTTGACCTCGGCGAGGTCGCGCCGGTCATAGAACCATCTGAGCTCCATCAGGCAGTCGTCATCGACCTTGCGCGGCACATAATCGAGCGCGTTTCTGAGGAAGTGCACGTAACAGCGCTGCCAGACTGCCTCGGGCAGGACTTCGCGGATCGCTGCCCTGAGCCCCGGATGGTCGTCGGAGACGACAAACTCGACGCCGGCGAGCCCGCGCTGCTTGAGCCCTGCCACGAACGCGCGCCAGCTCGAATGGCTTTCACGGTTGGCCAGCTCGACACCGAGCACCTGGCGCCGGCCTTCCCAGTCGACGCCGATCGCCACCAAGACGGCCTGGCTGGCGATCACGCCGGCCTCGCGCGCCCGCTCGTAGCGCGCGTCCAGAATGAGGTACGGGTAAGGTTCGGCAAGCCGCTGCTCAAAGAACGCCTTCAGCGCCTCATCCAGCCGCGCCGTCGCCTGGCTTACCGTCGAGGCCGAGAAGGAATGGCCGCACAGATCCTCGGTGATCGCCTTCACCTTGCGCGTCGACACGCCTTGCACGTACATCTCGACCAGCGCCGATACCAGTGCCTTCTCCGAGCGCTGGTAACGCTCAAACAACTCCGTCGAGAACCGGCCGGCCCGATCTTGCGGAACCCGAAGTTCCAGCACGCCAACCCGCGTCACAAGCTTGCGTTCGTAATAGCCGGACCGGTAACCAACCCGCTCCGTCGTCCGCTCGCCTTTCTCGGCCCCGATCGCCTCCGTCATCTCGGCTTCCAAAGCCTCCTGCACCACAGTCTGCAAAACTCTGCGGAAGCCGTCCTCATCCGACAACAGCAACGCTTTCAACTCGCCTCTGCTCAGTCTAACCTCTCGCTTGGTCATGGCACTTACCCTTCCACGGGAATCGGTGATCGCAACGTCACCAGCGTGCCATGGCCGCCCCTCGCCTCAGAGTAAGGGCTGTTCTCTCTCCAGAGCTTTTTGCAGAACCTTCAGAACACTATCTTAATCCATTCCCTACCGAAAACAGCCGGATGGCGTGGCTGTAATTGACTGACAGGCCGCGGGACAGCACCCCCCTCTGCCCTGCCGGGCATCTCCCCCGCAAGGGGGGAGATCGGCAGCGTCGCCGACTGCGCCACAGCAATTGGTCTGAAGCGACTGCCTTGAATTCGGGGTAACGGTTGACTTCCCCCATCTGCCGGGTAGCTTCCAGGATGCAGGCGCCGCAACTCCACAAGGGGACGCTCTCGCTCTGCATAAAACGACGCATGCCGATGATCAGACAAAGGCATGCGCAAATCGTCCAGGGCACCTTGACGATCAATGAGGAAATGCCATGCGTGCAATCGCATTTTTCGCCGTCGTGTCCGTTGCGACTGCTATCACGAACCAATCTCAGGCACAGGATGCCGCGGCGGGTGAGAAGGTCTTCGCCAAATGCAAGGCCTGCCACGTCGTCGATTCGGACAAGAACAAGATCGGTCCGTCATTGAGCGGCGTTATCGGCCGGACGGCCGGCACGCATCCGGGGTTCAAGTTCTCTAAACCCATGACCGAGGCGGGCGCATCCGGCGTCAAATGGGACGAAGCCACGCTGACAACCTATCTTCGCGACCCGAAGGCCATGATCAAGGGTACGAAGATGGCGTTTCCCGGTCTCAAGAAGGACGAGGATCTCGCCAACGTCATCGCCTATCTAAAGCAATACTCCAAATAACCCGGTTCTTCCCGGAAGGTTCTTCCCCCGGAAGTAACCCGGTTCTTCCGCAGGAAGTAACTTCGCCGGCCGTTCGTTACTGCGTTCGGCCGGCGCCCGCACTGGTTGGCGCCGGTCACGCGGCGTCTTGCAGCCTGCGCATCGCCGAAGGCAGGTCGAGCAAGCCGTCGCAAACCAGGTCGGCGCCAAGCTCTTCAACCGGAATTTGGGTGTAGCCGCCACGCAGCAGGATAGCCGGCATGGCGGCGGCGCGGGCGGCGGCCACGTCGGCGCCGCTGTCTCCGACCATCAGCGCGTCACGAGGCTCGACCTGAAGCTGGTCGAGCGCCAGCAGCAGAGCTTCGGGCGCCGGTTTCAAGGAGGTCACCGCGTCTCCGCCGACGATCGCGCCGAGATGCTCCGTCAGCCCGAAATGCAGCAGGATTTCGCGAGCCGCCAGCTGCGGCTTGTTGGTCACCACGCCCATGGCTATTCCGCTCAAATGGAAGTACGTGAGAACCTCCCTGACCCCAGGCATCAGCGTCGTCAGGCCGGTCAGATGTCTGCGGTAGATCGGCGCCATGGCGCGGTTGGCCTCGTCAAGCGCGCTGCCGAGCACCGGCGCGCCGGAAGCGGCGAAGGCGCGCTCGACCAGTTTTCTGACGCCGCCGCCGATCATCGCCCTGACCTGCTCCAGGCGCAGCGGCGGCAGATCATGGCCGGCCAGCAACTCGTTGACGGCGGCCGTTATGTCAGGCGCCGAATCGACCAGCGTGCCGTCAAGGTCGAACAGGATC is part of the Mesorhizobium sp. L-2-11 genome and harbors:
- a CDS encoding ABC transporter ATP-binding protein yields the protein MQPVGAVVPLRVDIAEKTFRSAQGVSITALQDLSFEVRQGEFACLLGPSGCGKTTTLRILLGLDKDFSGSFQLPEGGSGRIAAVFQEPVLLPWRTVEQNVRLALPKSLRTKNLDGLFDTLGLAGMRSLYPAELSLGLARRAALARAFATEPAVLFLDEPFASLDERTAERLRHLLLTVWSARPTTALMVTHNLREALMLSDRIIVLAQRPAHVLGMFDVRLPRHYRNPQVMSDLLRSFQQKFPGVA
- a CDS encoding c-type cytochrome, with amino-acid sequence MRAIAFFAVVSVATAITNQSQAQDAAAGEKVFAKCKACHVVDSDKNKIGPSLSGVIGRTAGTHPGFKFSKPMTEAGASGVKWDEATLTTYLRDPKAMIKGTKMAFPGLKKDEDLANVIAYLKQYSK
- a CDS encoding ABC transporter substrate-binding protein, which encodes MMISRRGTLGLAALATAAALVPKTSFAAAPATAVVRIGVLKFGTVSWALDTLKHHGFATANDIDLEVLDFAGEDATNVALLAGAIDMIVSDWQWVSRQRSEGVDLTLVPYSTAVGAIMVKEAAPIRSITDLRGKKLGVAGGPLDKSWLLIQALARRDHGLDLAATSDVVFGAPPLISEKAMQGELDAVLNFWHFCARLEANGFRRLIGADAAAQALGASGAVSALGYVFHDKWANEHPDAIRGFIKASAQSKDLLARSDDEWLRLAPVVRAQGEELAKLRDRYREGIPRRPVAEDAADAGKLYRVLAEIGGEKLVGGAPEMAPGTFWQVPPQ
- the gph gene encoding phosphoglycolate phosphatase (PGP is an essential enzyme in the glycolate salvage pathway in higher organisms (photorespiration in plants). Phosphoglycolate results from the oxidase activity of RubisCO in the Calvin cycle when concentrations of carbon dioxide are low relative to oxygen. This enzyme is a member of the Haloacid Dehalogenase (HAD) superfamily of aspartate-nucleophile hydrolase enzymes (PF00702).), producing MNVGAGRRFRSPKAILFDLDGTLVDSAPDITAAVNELLAGHDLPPLRLEQVRAMIGGGVRKLVERAFAASGAPVLGSALDEANRAMAPIYRRHLTGLTTLMPGVREVLTYFHLSGIAMGVVTNKPQLAAREILLHFGLTEHLGAIVGGDAVTSLKPAPEALLLALDQLQVEPRDALMVGDSGADVAAARAAAMPAILLRGGYTQIPVEELGADLVCDGLLDLPSAMRRLQDAA
- a CDS encoding ABC transporter permease, producing the protein MSSQSGLAAALTPVLTVAASLLGLCLLWGVAAHAWPSRAFPGPGQVWQVLLAEAANGDLFSHLGATLGRVTAAYVVAMVVGSVIGVILGSHRSADRFFAPWVVLFLNIPALVVIVLAYIWFGLNEAAAIGAVAVNKIPNVVVTMREGARAIDPSYAEMAAVYRFGHLDRIRHVLLPQLQPYLAAASRSGIALIWKIVLVVELLGRSNGVGFQIYLYFQLFDVAAILAYTLTFVAVMLVIELLLVQPVERHATRWRRRPA
- a CDS encoding quinoprotein relay system zinc metallohydrolase 2; the encoded protein is MPIDRIRRKLVNGFACTAVSAAMLPCCLGRAALAATNGLEFKLGKVADGVFAFQGVDELMSAANHGAISNLGVVVGTDAVAVIDSGGSLIEANALIAAISEISARPVRYLINTHMHPDHVFGNAAFRQIGATIVGHRNLPRALEARGAYYLQNFRQQIGDALIEGIEIIPPTMLVDDRLQLDLGGRVLELQAWKAAHTDNDLTVFDSATRTLFAGDLVFIGSLPTLDGSLLGWLRQMDALAAIGAVRAVPGHGPVPADWPAALMAERRYFEILARDIRKAIADGVPLRDAVKTAGASERDNWHLFDDYNERNATAAFAELEWE
- a CDS encoding IS256 family transposase; the protein is MTKREVRLSRGELKALLLSDEDGFRRVLQTVVQEALEAEMTEAIGAEKGERTTERVGYRSGYYERKLVTRVGVLELRVPQDRAGRFSTELFERYQRSEKALVSALVEMYVQGVSTRKVKAITEDLCGHSFSASTVSQATARLDEALKAFFEQRLAEPYPYLILDARYERAREAGVIASQAVLVAIGVDWEGRRQVLGVELANRESHSSWRAFVAGLKQRGLAGVEFVVSDDHPGLRAAIREVLPEAVWQRCYVHFLRNALDYVPRKVDDDCLMELRWFYDRRDLAEVKRDLAQWIAKWQAKYPKLVDWVENNIEETLSFYRLPLPHHKHMKSTNMLERLNQEIKRRTLVVRIFPNPQSCLRLVRALAVEIHENWLEATRYLNMDHLREHKKENLRALAA